The Micromonospora sp. Llam0 genome includes a window with the following:
- a CDS encoding SDR family NAD(P)-dependent oxidoreductase, with the protein MSDRIAVVGIACRYPDADSPNQLWENVLTGRRAFRRLPDERMNHEDYYSPDPAAPDRFYSAKAAVLEGFEFDRVKYRIAGSTFRSTDMTHWLALDTVARALADAGFADGEGLPAASTGVVIGNTLTGEFSRANLLRLRWPYVRRTVGAALREQGWDDPAVTAFLDDLEPRYKAPFPPIDEDTLAGGLANTIAGRICNHFDFKGGGYTVDGACSSSLLSVATACNALSNGELDAAVAGGVDLSIDPFEVIGFAKTGALATAEMRVYDRNSNGFWPGEGCGMLVLMRDEDAVARGLRRHAVIAGWGYSSDGKGGITRPEASGHRLAIRRAYQRAGFGIDSVAYLEGHGTGTAVGDATELRAFTEARREAAPEAEPAAISTVKGNFGHTKAAAGVAGLLKAILAVRQQVIPPATGHVETHPELDVEQPALRVPDSAQLWPADKPIRAAVSSMGFGGINAHVVVETAETSRRTRVGTATTALVRSRQDTELLLFDARTPQELGERLAGLAPWVARLSYAELGDLAAALAGQLAGQPVRAAVVAGSPEQAAGRLSRLAEAVAAGERTVVDATDGVFLGAAGGNPRIGYLFPGQGAGRRADGGALRRRFAEVDTLYRTYQPPAGTDLVATAVAQPRIVTGSAAGLRVLSMMGIEATGAAGHSLGELTALHWAGAMDEPTLLATAAARGRIMADASAGDGTMASISAAPEVVQPLLAGTAAVIAGYNSPQQTVVSGPVAAVEEVGARAERQGLFWTRIAVSHAFHSEAVAPAAVAFGEHLADQSFTPLARSMVSTVTGEPLPADTDVVDLLRRQVLDPVRFTQAVSRLAQSSDLLLEVGPGRILRGLAGEIAPDVPTISLETDSLSLSGLLNAVGAAYALGASIDHDALFQGRFTRPLEPGRPLRFLASPAESAPAGDFAVARQAGAQPTDHAPGSANGSRDQATGRSGADSLEVLRRLAAERAELPLEAVRPDSRPLDELHLSSITVGQIVNQAARELDVPAPTLTSSYATATVAEIAQILDDAAGAAPAGDDAEPVVAGVAPWVRAFAVDLVPTGVAPSAGSGVDGDWQVFTAGHNPLAEPLAAALRTAGVGDGVLLSLPRDGQPEHVPVLLRAARAALSAGGPVRFVAVGDRRSAAGLAKTLHQEHPEVDTTVVLLPLPEHPTDGADPADRDEVVRRLVADVGATTGFSEVHYDAAGERYEPVLRPIQLPPNGGAGIGPDDVLLVTGGGKGITAECALALGRDTGTAVGLLGRSDPADDAELAANLDRLRAAGVRFHYARADITAVDQVKAAVNAVEQALGQVTGVLHGAGRNEPTPLAALDEAAFRRTLAPKIDGLDAVLAATDPQALRLLITFGSIIGRAGLRGEAHYATANDWMTDLTRKVGEDHPHIRCLALEWSVWSGAGMGERLGVLESLTRDGISPIPVEDGIAILKEVLASPSAPQAMVVMSRSDGLPTVTMERRELPLLRFVDRPQVHYPGVELVVDADLTADDDLYLPDHLLDGDLLLPAVLGMEAMAQAARALTGRIETPVLENVELLRPIVVPPDGSNTIRIAVLAAPDGAVDAVVRSSDTGFAADHFRARLRYDLPARPEVRPATAATELLPIDPANELYGPVLFQGSRFQRLQGYLDLAATNCVARVSNRSVAPWFARFRPGELVLGDPGTRDTVMHALQCCVPDATLLPGAIERLHLADAKVAATLDTVTIHALERSREGDTYLYDVDVCDPDGNLVERWVGLRLHAVRKLDGSGPWLPALVGPYLERRVGAFLPTELRVVVRPDDPQATEVADRREQTRKAVSWALGGDTQVRYRPDGKPEVTGGPQISASHGAGVTVAVTGPAAVGCDVEVAAGRSDEEWADLLGAENLALAALVAREQGEELSVSATRVWGAIECLRKNGHARVDLAAEPNAPAGWVALRSGTTRIATFATALQGIDDPVVFAMSADGGR; encoded by the coding sequence ATGAGTGACCGTATCGCGGTGGTCGGGATCGCCTGCCGGTATCCCGACGCCGACTCCCCCAACCAACTGTGGGAGAACGTGCTCACCGGCCGCCGGGCCTTCCGCCGGCTGCCGGACGAGCGGATGAACCACGAGGACTACTACTCCCCCGACCCGGCCGCGCCGGACCGGTTCTACTCGGCCAAGGCGGCGGTGCTGGAGGGGTTCGAGTTCGACCGGGTCAAGTACCGGATCGCCGGCAGCACCTTCCGGTCCACCGACATGACCCACTGGCTGGCCCTGGACACCGTCGCCCGGGCCCTGGCCGACGCCGGCTTCGCCGACGGTGAAGGGCTGCCGGCGGCCAGCACCGGCGTGGTCATCGGCAACACCCTGACCGGTGAGTTCAGCCGGGCGAACCTGCTGCGGCTGCGCTGGCCGTACGTCCGGCGCACGGTCGGCGCGGCCCTGCGCGAGCAGGGCTGGGACGACCCCGCGGTGACCGCCTTCCTGGACGATCTGGAGCCGCGCTACAAGGCGCCGTTCCCGCCGATCGACGAGGACACCCTCGCCGGTGGGCTGGCCAACACCATCGCCGGGCGGATCTGCAACCACTTCGACTTCAAGGGCGGCGGGTACACCGTGGACGGTGCCTGCTCGTCGTCGCTGCTGTCGGTCGCCACCGCCTGCAACGCGCTGAGCAACGGCGAACTGGACGCGGCGGTCGCCGGCGGGGTGGACCTGAGCATCGACCCGTTCGAGGTGATCGGCTTCGCCAAGACCGGCGCGCTGGCCACCGCCGAGATGCGGGTGTACGACCGCAACTCCAACGGCTTCTGGCCCGGTGAGGGCTGCGGCATGCTGGTGCTGATGCGCGACGAGGACGCCGTCGCCCGGGGTCTGCGTCGGCACGCGGTCATCGCCGGCTGGGGCTACTCCTCCGACGGCAAGGGCGGCATCACCCGGCCGGAGGCCAGCGGTCACCGGCTGGCCATCCGGCGGGCGTACCAGCGGGCCGGTTTCGGCATCGACTCGGTCGCCTACCTGGAGGGGCACGGCACCGGGACGGCGGTCGGCGACGCCACCGAGCTGCGCGCGTTCACCGAGGCCCGCCGGGAGGCGGCGCCGGAGGCCGAGCCGGCCGCGATCAGTACGGTCAAGGGCAACTTCGGCCACACCAAGGCCGCCGCCGGGGTCGCCGGTCTGCTCAAGGCGATCCTGGCGGTCCGCCAGCAGGTGATCCCGCCGGCCACCGGACACGTCGAGACCCACCCGGAACTGGACGTCGAGCAGCCCGCGCTGCGGGTACCGGACAGCGCCCAGCTGTGGCCGGCGGACAAGCCGATCCGGGCCGCGGTCTCGTCGATGGGCTTCGGCGGGATCAACGCCCACGTGGTGGTGGAGACCGCCGAAACCAGCCGGCGGACCCGGGTCGGCACCGCGACGACGGCACTGGTCCGGTCCCGGCAGGACACCGAACTGCTGCTGTTCGACGCCCGGACCCCACAGGAACTCGGCGAACGGCTCGCCGGGCTGGCCCCGTGGGTGGCCCGGCTGTCCTACGCCGAACTCGGCGACCTGGCCGCCGCGCTGGCCGGGCAGCTGGCCGGCCAGCCGGTCCGGGCCGCGGTGGTCGCCGGCTCCCCGGAACAGGCCGCCGGCCGGCTCAGCCGGCTGGCCGAGGCGGTCGCCGCCGGTGAGCGTACGGTGGTCGACGCCACCGACGGCGTGTTCCTCGGCGCCGCCGGCGGCAACCCGCGCATCGGGTACCTGTTCCCCGGGCAGGGTGCCGGCCGGCGGGCCGACGGTGGCGCGCTGCGTCGCCGGTTCGCCGAGGTCGACACGCTGTACCGGACGTACCAGCCGCCGGCCGGCACCGACCTGGTAGCCACGGCGGTCGCCCAGCCACGGATCGTCACCGGATCGGCCGCCGGTCTGCGGGTGCTGTCCATGATGGGCATCGAGGCCACCGGCGCCGCCGGGCACAGCCTCGGTGAGCTGACCGCGCTGCACTGGGCCGGGGCGATGGACGAGCCGACGCTGCTGGCCACGGCCGCCGCCCGGGGCCGGATCATGGCCGACGCCAGCGCCGGTGACGGCACGATGGCCAGCATCTCGGCCGCACCCGAGGTGGTGCAGCCGCTGCTGGCCGGCACGGCGGCGGTGATCGCCGGCTACAACAGTCCGCAGCAGACCGTGGTCTCCGGCCCGGTCGCCGCGGTCGAGGAGGTCGGTGCCCGGGCCGAACGGCAGGGCCTGTTCTGGACCCGGATCGCCGTGTCGCACGCCTTCCACTCCGAGGCGGTCGCCCCGGCGGCGGTGGCGTTCGGCGAGCACCTGGCCGACCAGTCGTTCACCCCGCTGGCCAGGTCGATGGTCTCCACCGTCACCGGTGAGCCGCTGCCGGCCGACACCGACGTCGTCGACCTGCTGCGCCGGCAGGTGCTCGACCCGGTGCGGTTCACCCAGGCGGTGAGCCGGCTGGCGCAGAGCAGTGACCTGCTGCTGGAGGTCGGCCCGGGTCGGATCCTGCGGGGCCTGGCCGGTGAGATCGCCCCGGACGTACCGACGATCTCGCTGGAGACCGACAGCCTGTCGCTGTCCGGGCTGCTCAACGCCGTCGGGGCGGCGTACGCGCTGGGCGCTTCGATCGACCATGATGCGTTGTTTCAGGGCCGGTTCACCCGGCCGCTGGAACCCGGTCGGCCGCTGCGCTTCCTCGCCAGCCCGGCCGAGTCGGCCCCGGCCGGCGACTTCGCCGTCGCCCGGCAGGCCGGAGCCCAGCCGACCGATCACGCCCCGGGATCCGCGAACGGCTCCCGGGACCAAGCGACGGGGCGCTCCGGTGCGGACAGTCTCGAGGTGCTCCGTCGGCTCGCCGCCGAACGGGCCGAGCTGCCGCTGGAGGCGGTACGCCCGGACAGCCGGCCCCTCGACGAGCTGCATCTGAGCTCGATCACCGTAGGCCAGATCGTCAACCAGGCGGCCCGCGAGCTCGACGTTCCGGCGCCGACGCTGACGTCCAGCTACGCCACCGCGACGGTGGCCGAGATCGCGCAGATCCTCGACGACGCCGCCGGTGCCGCACCGGCCGGCGACGACGCGGAGCCGGTCGTCGCCGGGGTGGCCCCCTGGGTCCGGGCGTTCGCCGTGGACCTGGTGCCGACCGGGGTCGCCCCGTCCGCCGGGTCGGGTGTCGACGGTGACTGGCAGGTCTTCACCGCCGGCCACAACCCGCTCGCCGAGCCGCTGGCGGCGGCGCTACGGACGGCCGGAGTGGGCGACGGGGTGCTGCTCAGTCTGCCCCGCGACGGTCAGCCGGAGCATGTCCCGGTGCTGCTGCGGGCCGCCCGCGCGGCGCTGTCCGCCGGCGGGCCGGTCCGGTTCGTCGCGGTCGGTGACCGGCGGTCCGCCGCCGGTCTGGCCAAGACGCTGCACCAGGAGCATCCGGAAGTCGACACCACGGTGGTGCTGCTGCCGTTGCCGGAGCACCCGACAGACGGGGCCGATCCGGCGGACCGCGACGAGGTGGTGCGCCGGCTCGTCGCCGACGTCGGTGCCACGACCGGGTTCAGCGAGGTGCACTACGACGCCGCCGGTGAGCGGTACGAACCGGTGCTGCGGCCGATCCAGCTGCCGCCCAACGGCGGTGCCGGGATCGGCCCGGACGACGTGCTGCTGGTCACCGGCGGCGGCAAGGGCATCACCGCCGAGTGCGCCTTGGCGCTGGGCCGGGACACCGGCACCGCCGTCGGTCTGCTCGGCCGCTCCGACCCGGCCGACGACGCCGAACTGGCCGCCAACCTGGACCGGTTGCGGGCCGCTGGTGTCCGGTTCCACTACGCCCGGGCGGACATCACCGCGGTGGACCAGGTCAAGGCGGCGGTGAACGCCGTCGAGCAGGCGCTCGGCCAGGTCACCGGGGTGCTGCACGGCGCCGGACGCAACGAACCGACGCCGTTGGCCGCACTCGACGAGGCCGCTTTCCGCCGTACCCTGGCTCCGAAGATCGACGGCCTGGACGCGGTGCTCGCCGCGACCGACCCGCAGGCGCTGCGGCTGCTGATCACCTTCGGCAGCATCATCGGCCGGGCCGGTCTGCGCGGCGAGGCGCACTACGCCACCGCCAACGACTGGATGACCGACCTGACCCGCAAGGTCGGCGAGGACCACCCGCACATCCGCTGCCTCGCCCTGGAATGGTCGGTGTGGTCGGGCGCCGGCATGGGTGAACGGCTCGGGGTGCTGGAGTCGCTGACCCGCGACGGCATCTCCCCGATCCCGGTCGAGGACGGCATCGCCATCCTCAAGGAGGTGCTGGCCAGCCCGTCCGCGCCGCAGGCGATGGTGGTGATGAGCCGCTCCGACGGGCTGCCGACGGTCACCATGGAGCGGCGGGAGCTGCCGCTGCTGCGCTTCGTCGACCGGCCGCAGGTGCACTACCCGGGCGTCGAGCTCGTCGTCGACGCCGACCTGACCGCCGACGACGACCTCTACCTGCCGGACCACCTGCTCGACGGGGACCTGCTGCTGCCGGCGGTGCTCGGCATGGAGGCGATGGCCCAGGCGGCGCGGGCGCTGACCGGGCGGATCGAGACGCCGGTGCTGGAGAACGTCGAACTGCTCCGGCCGATCGTGGTGCCGCCGGACGGCAGCAACACCATCCGGATCGCGGTGCTCGCCGCGCCGGACGGTGCCGTCGACGCGGTGGTCCGCAGCAGCGACACCGGGTTCGCGGCCGACCACTTCCGGGCCCGGCTGCGCTACGACCTGCCGGCCCGTCCCGAGGTACGGCCAGCGACCGCCGCCACCGAGCTGCTGCCCATCGACCCGGCCAACGAGCTGTACGGGCCGGTGCTGTTCCAGGGGTCGCGGTTCCAGCGGCTGCAGGGCTACCTGGATCTGGCCGCCACCAACTGCGTGGCGCGGGTGTCGAACCGGTCGGTGGCGCCGTGGTTCGCCCGGTTCCGGCCGGGTGAGCTGGTGCTCGGCGACCCCGGCACCCGGGACACGGTGATGCACGCCCTGCAGTGCTGCGTACCGGACGCCACGCTGCTGCCGGGGGCGATCGAACGGCTGCACCTGGCCGACGCGAAGGTCGCCGCCACCCTGGACACCGTCACCATCCACGCGCTGGAACGGTCCCGGGAGGGCGACACCTACCTGTACGACGTGGACGTCTGTGACCCGGACGGCAACCTCGTCGAACGGTGGGTGGGGCTGCGGCTGCACGCCGTACGCAAACTGGACGGTTCCGGTCCGTGGCTGCCGGCGCTGGTCGGGCCCTACCTGGAGCGGCGGGTCGGTGCGTTCCTGCCGACCGAACTGCGGGTGGTGGTCCGCCCGGACGACCCACAGGCGACCGAGGTGGCCGACCGGCGCGAGCAGACCCGCAAGGCGGTCAGCTGGGCGCTGGGCGGCGACACGCAGGTGCGCTACCGGCCGGACGGCAAACCGGAGGTCACCGGCGGCCCGCAGATCTCGGCTTCGCACGGTGCCGGGGTGACCGTGGCGGTCACCGGCCCGGCGGCGGTCGGCTGCGACGTCGAGGTGGCCGCCGGCCGTTCCGACGAGGAGTGGGCCGACCTGCTCGGGGCGGAGAACCTGGCGCTGGCCGCGCTGGTCGCCCGGGAACAGGGCGAGGAGTTGTCGGTGTCGGCGACCCGGGTGTGGGGCGCGATCGAGTGCCTACGCAAGAACGGCCACGCGCGGGTCGACCTGGCCGCCGAGCCGAACGCACCGGCCGGTTGGGTGGCGCTGCGGTCCGGGACCACCCGGATCGCCACCTTCGCCACCGCGCTGCAGGGGATCGACGACCCGGTGGTCTTCGCGATGTCCGCCGACGGAGGCAGGTGA
- a CDS encoding thioesterase family protein: MESYYEYRHLVGFEETNLVGNVYYVNYLRWQGRCREMFLRDRAPEVLADIRDDLKLFTLKCECEFFAEISAFDELSIRMRLEDLTQTQIGFAFDYVRLRDGFEELVARGRQRIACMRGPNTDTRPARVPDPLRIALSHYAVSGGNGNGQRRVLEDVREG; the protein is encoded by the coding sequence ATGGAGTCCTACTACGAGTACCGGCACCTGGTGGGTTTCGAGGAGACCAACCTGGTGGGCAACGTCTACTACGTCAACTATCTGCGCTGGCAGGGCCGGTGCCGGGAGATGTTCCTGCGGGACCGCGCGCCGGAGGTGCTGGCCGACATCCGGGACGATCTCAAGCTGTTCACCCTCAAGTGCGAGTGTGAGTTCTTCGCCGAGATCAGCGCCTTCGACGAGTTGTCGATCCGGATGCGGTTGGAGGACCTGACCCAGACCCAGATCGGCTTCGCGTTCGACTACGTCCGGCTGCGGGACGGCTTCGAGGAGCTGGTCGCCCGCGGCCGGCAGCGGATCGCGTGCATGCGCGGGCCGAACACCGACACCCGCCCGGCCCGGGTGCCGGACCCGTTGCGGATCGCGCTGTCGCACTACGCCGTCAGCGGCGGCAACGGCAACGGGCAGCGCCGGGTGCTCGAAGACGTCAGGGAGGGCTGA
- a CDS encoding flavin reductase family protein, giving the protein MGMFATGVTLVTSGTDLPHGMTANAFTSVSLDPALVLVCVKRTAVLHATVLAQGTFAVSILGSDQEGLARYFASSSRPRDEREFETVDHWAGRHTGAPIISGSLAWVECKLAAVYDGGDHSIFLGSVLGTGRGDSRDALLFHGGRFVEVADRG; this is encoded by the coding sequence ATGGGCATGTTCGCCACCGGCGTCACCCTGGTGACGTCCGGGACCGACCTGCCGCACGGGATGACCGCGAACGCGTTCACCTCGGTGTCGCTGGACCCGGCGTTGGTGCTGGTGTGCGTCAAGCGCACCGCGGTCCTGCACGCGACGGTCCTGGCCCAGGGCACCTTCGCGGTGTCGATCCTGGGCTCCGACCAGGAAGGGTTGGCCCGCTACTTCGCCAGCTCGTCCCGGCCGCGGGACGAACGGGAGTTCGAGACGGTCGACCACTGGGCGGGGCGGCACACCGGCGCCCCGATCATCTCCGGCAGCCTGGCCTGGGTGGAGTGCAAGCTGGCCGCCGTCTACGACGGTGGCGACCACTCCATCTTCCTCGGCTCGGTGCTGGGCACCGGCCGCGGCGACAGCCGCGACGCGTTGTTGTTCCATGGTGGCCGTTTCGTCGAGGTCGCCGACCGAGGCTGA
- a CDS encoding cytochrome P450 produces MTALADRPSRLRPPGPSPWSAPRLLARMARNRLDVMRSVSARYGDAVRLPLGPKTLYFFNHPDHAKHVLAENPGNYHKGIGLVHARRTLGDGLLTSEGELWRKQRKTIQPVFQARRIARQAGAIAEEAVGLADRLHTMVGRDEPVDIRHEMTDLTLGVLGRTLLDTDLSEFGGIGDAFEAVQDQAIFEMMSLGAVPTWVPLRRQRRFRQARAELQDVVDQLVARRRAAGGIAERDDVVSRLIGSTSEEADPRVARQRMRDELVTLLLAGHETTASTLTWAFHLLDRHHDVWERVHAEAVEVLGDRTPVYEDLHGLRYTAMVVDEVMRLYPPVWLLPRIAQGDDVVGGYHVPAGADLVLCPYTLHRHPEFWPHPDRFDPDRFDPDRGTDRPRYAYIPFGAGPRFCVGNNLGLMEAVFVIACVARRMRLSVQPGYRLVPEPMLTLRVRGGLPMRVHEA; encoded by the coding sequence GTGACCGCGCTCGCCGACCGGCCCAGCCGGCTGCGTCCGCCCGGGCCGTCGCCCTGGTCGGCGCCGAGGCTGCTGGCCCGGATGGCCCGCAACCGGCTGGACGTGATGCGGTCGGTGTCGGCCCGCTACGGCGACGCCGTCCGGCTGCCGCTGGGGCCGAAGACGCTGTACTTCTTCAATCACCCCGACCACGCCAAGCACGTGCTCGCCGAGAACCCGGGCAACTACCACAAGGGGATCGGGCTGGTCCACGCTCGCCGTACCCTCGGCGACGGCCTGCTGACCAGTGAGGGCGAGCTGTGGCGCAAGCAGCGCAAGACGATCCAGCCGGTGTTCCAGGCCCGGCGCATCGCCCGGCAGGCCGGCGCGATCGCCGAGGAGGCGGTCGGGCTGGCCGACCGGCTGCACACCATGGTCGGCCGCGACGAACCGGTCGACATCCGGCACGAGATGACCGACCTGACCCTCGGGGTGCTGGGGCGGACGCTGCTCGACACCGACCTGAGTGAGTTCGGTGGCATCGGCGACGCGTTCGAAGCCGTTCAGGACCAGGCCATCTTCGAGATGATGTCGCTGGGCGCGGTGCCGACCTGGGTGCCGCTGCGCCGGCAGCGGCGGTTCCGTCAGGCCCGCGCCGAGCTGCAGGACGTCGTCGACCAGCTGGTCGCCCGGCGACGGGCGGCCGGCGGGATCGCCGAACGCGACGACGTGGTGTCCCGGTTGATCGGATCGACCAGCGAGGAGGCCGACCCGCGGGTCGCCCGGCAGCGGATGCGCGACGAGCTGGTGACCCTGCTGCTGGCCGGCCACGAGACCACCGCCAGCACGCTGACCTGGGCGTTCCATCTGCTCGACCGGCACCACGACGTCTGGGAGCGGGTGCACGCCGAGGCGGTCGAGGTGCTCGGCGACCGGACGCCGGTCTACGAGGACCTGCACGGGCTGCGGTACACCGCGATGGTCGTCGACGAGGTGATGCGGCTCTACCCGCCGGTCTGGCTGCTGCCCCGGATCGCCCAGGGCGACGACGTCGTCGGCGGCTACCACGTGCCGGCCGGCGCGGACCTGGTGCTCTGCCCGTACACCCTGCACCGGCATCCGGAATTCTGGCCGCATCCGGACCGGTTCGACCCGGACCGGTTCGATCCCGACCGCGGCACCGACCGGCCCCGGTACGCGTACATTCCGTTCGGCGCCGGCCCCCGCTTCTGCGTCGGCAACAACCTGGGGCTGATGGAGGCGGTGTTCGTGATTGCCTGCGTGGCGCGCCGGATGCGGTTGTCGGTGCAGCCCGGCTACCGCCTGGTCCCCGAGCCGATGCTGACGCTGCGGGTCCGGGGCGGCCTGCCGATGCGGGTCCACGAGGCCTGA
- a CDS encoding DUF1702 family protein codes for MTGIIRGLRRRVLTPDISQTRVSVRGFHNKGPEAVEVLESVGAAFLAGLSSAAGARRVTDVDTDLAPLPTRFQGFAYEGAAMGFALVDAITPGTPRRSAEFLAGTGDRHVYMAYVGIGWAMARLPRFLWGRASAAAADPLLRWLVLDGYGFHQAYFHTPEYVVDRRPVRGFPWPPEGPAWYADRVVDQGIGRAIWFVAGSDPGLAADLIDAFPVTRHQDLYSGAGLAATYAGGATEEELALFLRRSGDHAPFVAQASAFAAQARIRAGLLTPHTELATEVFCRTSAVEAARITDEEIPSVTAESDLPAYEVWRCAVAARFRADVGAQS; via the coding sequence GTGACCGGAATCATCCGAGGGCTCAGGCGCCGAGTCCTGACCCCTGACATTTCGCAGACCCGGGTATCTGTTCGAGGCTTCCACAACAAAGGGCCGGAAGCGGTTGAGGTCCTGGAATCCGTCGGTGCCGCGTTCCTCGCCGGGCTGTCGTCGGCCGCCGGCGCCCGTCGGGTCACCGACGTCGACACCGACCTCGCTCCGCTACCGACCCGCTTCCAGGGGTTCGCCTACGAGGGCGCGGCGATGGGCTTCGCGCTTGTCGACGCGATCACCCCGGGGACACCCCGCCGCAGCGCCGAGTTCCTCGCCGGGACCGGTGACCGGCACGTCTACATGGCGTACGTCGGCATCGGCTGGGCGATGGCCCGGCTGCCCCGGTTCCTCTGGGGCCGGGCCAGCGCGGCCGCCGCCGACCCGCTGCTGCGCTGGCTGGTGCTCGACGGATACGGCTTCCATCAGGCGTACTTCCACACCCCTGAGTACGTCGTCGACCGGCGGCCGGTACGCGGCTTCCCCTGGCCGCCGGAAGGCCCGGCGTGGTACGCCGACCGCGTCGTCGACCAGGGCATCGGCCGGGCCATCTGGTTCGTCGCCGGCTCCGACCCGGGGCTCGCCGCCGACCTGATCGACGCCTTCCCGGTCACCCGGCACCAGGACCTGTACAGCGGTGCCGGGCTGGCCGCGACGTACGCCGGTGGTGCCACCGAGGAGGAACTCGCCCTCTTCCTGCGCCGTTCCGGCGACCACGCCCCGTTCGTCGCTCAGGCCAGCGCGTTCGCCGCCCAGGCCCGGATCCGAGCCGGGCTGCTGACGCCGCACACCGAGCTGGCCACCGAGGTGTTCTGCCGCACCAGCGCGGTCGAGGCGGCCCGGATCACCGACGAGGAGATTCCGTCCGTCACGGCGGAGTCCGACCTGCCGGCGTACGAGGTGTGGCGATGTGCCGTCGCCGCGCGGTTCCGCGCCGACGTCGGGGCGCAGTCGTGA
- a CDS encoding NAD-dependent epimerase/dehydratase family protein: protein MLVLVTGGTGFVGAHTVAATVAAGHRVRVLARDAAGVARAVAPLGVPDTAVEVVVGDVTDPAAADRAVRGTDAVVHAASVYSFDSRHHAATRRTNVRGTELVLAAARDLGVARTVYVSTVGALLPAAGSTVGPRSPVGTASEPYLASKAAAERVARRHQEQGAPVVISYPPALLGPDDPKVGDQTARLRYVLRGMMPVWPTGGFPLGDVRDTAALHAALLTAPSDGLDRYFGPGRYVSTRDYVATVRAVTGRRLPTLFLPARAMLPFARLTDLVQRVWPWHIPAEYGACYVCACAAQPPQDAPPLGPTARPFDRTVAETVRWLHRTGRLSDEQAGRLSTDPAGQPSADRQ from the coding sequence ATGTTGGTCCTGGTCACCGGCGGCACCGGATTCGTCGGCGCGCACACGGTCGCGGCGACGGTCGCCGCCGGCCACCGGGTCCGGGTGCTGGCCCGCGACGCCGCCGGGGTGGCCCGGGCGGTGGCACCGCTGGGAGTGCCCGACACGGCGGTCGAGGTGGTGGTCGGTGACGTCACCGACCCGGCAGCGGCCGACCGGGCGGTCCGGGGCACCGACGCGGTGGTGCACGCCGCCTCGGTCTACTCGTTCGACAGCCGGCACCACGCCGCGACCCGCCGGACCAACGTACGCGGCACCGAGCTGGTCCTGGCGGCGGCGCGTGACCTGGGGGTGGCCCGCACGGTGTACGTCTCCACGGTGGGCGCGTTGCTGCCGGCGGCCGGCTCGACGGTCGGTCCGCGTTCGCCGGTCGGCACCGCAAGCGAGCCCTACCTGGCCAGCAAGGCGGCGGCGGAACGGGTCGCCCGCCGCCACCAGGAACAGGGCGCGCCGGTGGTGATCAGTTACCCGCCGGCGCTGCTCGGCCCGGACGATCCGAAGGTCGGTGACCAGACCGCCCGGCTGCGGTACGTGCTGCGCGGCATGATGCCGGTCTGGCCGACCGGTGGCTTCCCGCTCGGCGACGTCCGCGACACCGCCGCCTTGCACGCGGCGCTGCTCACCGCGCCGAGCGACGGCCTGGACCGCTACTTCGGACCGGGACGCTACGTCAGCACCCGCGACTATGTGGCCACCGTCCGCGCGGTGACCGGGCGGCGGCTGCCCACGCTGTTCCTGCCGGCCCGGGCGATGCTGCCGTTCGCCCGACTCACCGACCTGGTGCAGCGGGTCTGGCCGTGGCACATCCCGGCCGAGTACGGCGCCTGCTACGTCTGTGCCTGCGCGGCGCAGCCACCGCAGGACGCACCGCCGCTGGGGCCGACCGCTCGACCGTTCGACCGGACGGTCGCCGAAACGGTGCGCTGGCTGCACCGGACCGGGCGGCTCTCCGACGAGCAGGCCGGACGCCTGTCGACCGACCCGGCCGGACAGCCATCGGCCGACCGACAGTGA